A window from Podospora bellae-mahoneyi strain CBS 112042 chromosome 1 map unlocalized CBS112042p_1, whole genome shotgun sequence encodes these proteins:
- a CDS encoding uncharacterized protein (EggNog:ENOG503NWZ7; COG:S) encodes MSANQHTQLGDRLSGLQRAVKKALNPVAEYPHAPGNLEPEATPDIIGAIKSLGFKDYETLLAFLNAAVQGAVDDNELLLERLIQLLSKLPTISKERKQITDGLLTQLWNSLDHPPATSLGQEFRYRSADGSGNNINHPELGAANRPYARTVPPLTFQNPSQPDPSTIFDMLMARGDTFQPHPQGISSVMFYLATLIIHDCFQTSFSDYNINQTSSYLDLSPLYGRNEVEQKAMRTFQNGLLKPDCFSSKRILGFPPGCGVFLVMFNRYHNYVVTQLAKISENGRFNKPGTEAGSAAWEKYDNDLFQTGRLITCGLYANIILHDYTRSILALNHVDTTWSLDPRTKSGKNMFSQPSPRGVGNQVSVEFNLLYRWHSTVSQRDEKWTIDEFTRLLDGKNPDEAALPEVLRALAKFDRDIPSEPENRNTLGGLVRQADGTFEDDGLVKILTESIEDIAGSFGANRVPNVFKTVEILGIKQARYWNVATLNEFRAFMGLTKHTTFEDINPDPVVAKKLQDLYDSPDSVEMYPGLVIEKAKPPISPGSGLCTNYTTSKAILSDAVSLIRGDRFYTLDYTPKNLTNWGYNEPNSDNKISQGHVMHKLIFRAFPNHFQHNSIYAHYPFVIPAKNKQIHDNLGTSSNYTWDKPQRHASPVVIRSYQVAKTILANSIPVSSNPPWNSPQTTPSPPPTTTPITLTESQSASLNRFCQEKITHHLQKSSIPIISSSLADARSEVDIIRDVLSPVATQLYATIFNLPLKTLQNPHGVYSEYELFTVLAAIAGSVSPDVDGRASEFRVRQTAKGMAGKLGGLVVKELKDEKGVVGGLLGRVEGLVHRHVGATEDEVEIGKLGKGFLEGVLRREGGDLEKVVYGREGLLVGVALGVVELVRVLGEILDFYLGEGRGYLRDVGRAVKAGDEEAVVMYLLEGWRLGGSGAVLRRLKGDVVIATGGATANLKAGERVVVDLTAVGRDGGVFPEPEKVRLDRDLESYLLHNIGGGLLGSGVSRVILAAMFKAVIGLEGLQRADGIRGQLKGFQAGPSWNGQIRGEIGESQNGGNGLRTYMTADQRAFSPIPSTMRVRYEG; translated from the exons ATGAGTGCGAATCAGCACACACAACTCGGAGATAGGCTCTCAGGCCTTCAGCGGGCTGTCAAGAAAGCCCTCAATCCAGTGGCAGAATATCCTCATGCCCCTGGAAATCTTGAACCTGAAGCTACACCCGATATCATAGGTGCCATCAAGTCGCTGGGGTTCAAGGATTATGAAACCCTGCTCGCCTTTCTGAACGCCGCTGTCCAAGGAGCTGTCGACGACAATGAACTTTTGCTGGAACGGCTGATCCAACTTCTGTCAAAGCTGCCCACTATCTCCAAGGAGCGCAAGCAAATCACGGATGGCCTCCTCACCCAGTTGTGGAATAGCCTCGACCATCCACCCGCCACATCACTAGGCCAAGAATTCCGCTATCGGTCTGCCGATGGCTCTGGGAACAATATCAATCACCCCGAACTTGGGGCTGCCAACAGACCTTATGCCAGAACTGTACCTCCCTTGACATTTCAAAATCCCAGCCAGCCCGACCCGTCGACAATCTTCGATATGCTGATGGCACGTGGTGACACTTtccaaccacatccccaaggTATCTCTAGCGTAATGTTTTACCTCGCAactctcatcatccatgaCTGTTTTCAGACGTCCTTCTCAGACTACAACATCAACCAGACTTCTTCTTATCTCGACTTGTCACCCTTATACGGTCGAAATGAAGTGGAGCAAAAGGCTATGAGGACCTTCCAAAACGGTCTTCTCAAGCCGGATTGCTTCAGTTCTAAGAGAATTCTTGGGTTTCCTCCTGGATGTGGTGTCTTCCTGGTCATGTTCAACAGGTACCACAACTATGTGGTGACACAGCTTGCCAAGATCAGCGAGAATGGCCGTTTCAACAAGCCAGGCACGGAAGCAGGAAGTGCCGCCTGGGAGAAGTACGACAATGACCTGTTTCAGACAGGCCGTCTCATCACTTGCGGTCTTTATGCCAACATCATTCTTCACGACTATACGAGGTCGATTCTTGCTCTCAATCATGTCGACACGACGTGGAGTCTCGACCCTCGCACTAAGTCTGGCAAAAACATGTTCAGTCAGCCATCCCCTCGTGGTGTCGGAAACCAGGTTTCGGTTGAGTTTAATCTTCTTTATCGGTGGCACAGCACTGTTTCCCAACGGGATGAGAAGTGGACCATCGATGAGTTCACTCGACTTCTGGACGGCAAGAACCCTGATGAGGCGGCGTTGCCAGAGGTACTGAGGGCTCTGGCAAAGTTTGATCGCGATATTCCTAGTGAACCTGAGAACCGGAATACACTCGGCGGGCTTGTTCGCCAGGCTGACGGCACAttcgaggatgatggcttAGTGAAGATACTCACCGAGTCCATTGAGGACATTGCCGGCTCTTTCGGTGCCAACCGGGTACCTAACGTGTTCAAGACGGTAGAGATCTTGGGCATCAAGCAAGCGCGTTACTGGAATGTGGCTACCCTCAATGAGTTCCGGGCTTTCATGGGTCTCACCAAGCACACCACTTTTGAGGATATCAACCCCGACCCTGTGGTGGCCAAGAAACTGCAGGACTTGTACGACTCGCCTGACTCTGTCGAGATGTATCCCGGGCTGGTCATCGAGAAAGCCAAGCCTCCTATCTCTCCTGGAAGTGGGCTTTGCACAAACTATACCACGAGTAAAGCAATTTTGTCTGATGCTGTCAGTCTCATTCGTGGAGACAGGTTCTACACTCTGGACTACACACCCAAGAATCTTACAAACTGGGG CTACAACGAACCCAACTCCGACAACAAAATCAGCCAAGGCCACGTCATGCACAAGCTCATCTTCCGCGCCTTCCCCAACCACTTCCAGCACAACTCCATCTACGCCCACTACCCCTTTGTGATCCCcgccaagaacaagcagaTCCACGACAACCTCGGGACCTCCTCCAACTACACCTGGGATAAACCCCAACGCCACGCCTCCCCGGTCGTGATCAGATCTTACCAAGTAGCCAAAACGATCCTTGCCAACAGCATTCccgtctcctccaaccccccctggAACAgcccccaaacaacaccatccccacctcccactACGACCCCTATAACCCTCACAGAATCCCAATCTGCTTCTCTGAATCGGTTCTGCCAAGAAAAAAtaacccaccacctccaaaagAGCAGCATCCCTATCATCTCGTCTTCCCTTGCTGACGCCCGCAGCGAAGTCGACATAATCCGCGATGTCCTCTCCCCCGTCGCGACGCAGCTCTACGCGACAATCTTCAACCTCCCGCTTAAGACTTTGCAAAACCCTCATGGCGTCTACAGTGAGTACGAGCTCTTCACTGTACTTGCCGCCATCGCGGGTAGTGTGTCCCCTGATGTGGATGGTCGTGCCAGTGAGTTTAGAGTCAGGCAGACGGCGAAAGGGATGGCGGGTAAgcttggggggttggtagTCAAAGAGTTGAAggatgaaaagggggtggtgggggggttgttggggagggtggaggggttggttcACCGGCATGTTGGGGCTactgaggatgaggtggagaTTGGGAAACTTGGGaaggggtttttggagggggttttgagacgggagggaggggatttgGAAAAGGTTGTttatgggagggaggggctgttggttggggttgcgcttggggtggtggagctggtgagggttttgggggagattTTGGACTTCtatttgggggaggggaggggttatTTGAGGGATGTGGGGAGGGCTGTGAAggctggggatgaggaggcggtggtgatgtatTTGCTGgagggttggaggttggggggttcGGGGGCTGTGTTGAGGAGATTGAAGGGTGATGTTGTTATCGCAACCGGCGGGGCAACTGCGAACTTGAAGGCTGGAGAGAGGGTCGTTGTGGATTTGACGGCTGTGGGAAGAGATGGCGGTGTGTTTCCAGAGCCGGAAAAAGTGAGGCTTGATAGGGATTTGGAGTCGTACTTGCTGCATAAtattgggggtgggttgctAGGATCTGGCGTCAGTCGCGTGATTTTGGCGGCTATGTTCAAGGCGGTGATTGGACTGGAGGGTCTACAGAGGGCGGATGGGATAAGAGGGCAGCTGAAAGGTTTCCAAGCTGGTCCGTCTTGGAATGGGCAGATTCGAGGCGAGATTGGTGAGAGTCAGAATGGAGGGAATGGACTGAGGACCTACATGACGGCTGATCAGAGGGCGTTCTCACCTATTCCGAGCACCATGAGGGTGAGATATGAGGGATGA
- a CDS encoding uncharacterized protein (EggNog:ENOG503P6E5; COG:S): MSSQDIAKTSYAQVGTAYDGYAQTPAGIIEAQLIARALGPGDLTGLHVLDLGGGSGIHARECIDYGAESVDIVDISPEMLKIASNIEESLGREGKIRFFEADVSKPLSEYNHPLREKYDVIMANWIFSHADKRSTLEGMFANIGAYLKPGGILVGIRDANPFSHEFKTGKYGAHTGWVKEIEGGVKYWAVLHCKPEPVEFEVASLEIIYGGSKELYENAALTKIVEMSLENAQCVKDDPEFWADFLKDPFLAVVRAVKT, translated from the coding sequence ATGTCCTCGCAAGACATAGCCAAAACCTCTTACGCGCAAGTCGGAACAGCCTACGACGGCTACGCTCAAACCCCAGCCGGCATCATCGAAGCCCAACTCATCGCCCGTGCCCTCGGCCCCGGCGATCTCACCGGCCTTCACGTCCTAGACCTCGGTGGAGGCAGTGGTATCCACGCCAGAGAATGCATCGACTACGGCGCGGAATCAGTCGACATTGTCGACATCTCCCCCGAGATGCTCAAAATCGCTTCCAACATTGAAGAGTCCCTTGGCCGCGAGGGCAAGATCCGGTTCTTTGAAGCTGATGTCTCGAAGCCTTTGTCTGAGTACAACCATCCACTGCGAGAAAAGTACGATGTCATCATGGCGAACTGGATCTTCAGCCATGCCGACAAGAGGTCAACTCTGGAGGGCATGTTTGCCAATATTGGCGCCTATTTGAAGCCAGGGGGGATCTTGGTCGGGATTAGAGATGCGAATCCCTTCAGTCATGAGTTCAAGACGGGGAAGTATGGGGCTCATACGGGCTGGGTCAAGGAGATTGAAGGAGGGGTGAAGTATTGGGCTGTTTTGCACTGCAAGCCTGAGCCGGTCGAATTTGAGGTTGCTTCGCTTGAGATTATCTATGGGGGGTCGAAGGAGCTGTATGAGAATGCTGCGTTGACCAAGATTGTGGAAATGTCACTGGAGAATGCGCAGTGTGTGAAAGATGATCCGGAGTTTTGGGCTGATTTCTTGAAGGATCCTTTTTTGGCTGTTGTGCGCGCTGTGAAgacctag